In Nitrospira sp., the following are encoded in one genomic region:
- a CDS encoding PAS domain S-box protein, which produces MGSRLFLWSRPDPSAGGPEDRGRENDAERSAGRRWPQVLLAVCAHYAQRGGLFEGALIALMLGLFVLDLELPLGAAPEFLYAAVVYFSLWSLRTRFPVLVTVGCTGLTIAGFMLSSVGTAAWIDLANRFFAVVLLWITLELGLTRREAHQALQESHAVLEVRVRQRTVDLSHAVESLEAELVQRRQAERLLDESRERYRLLFDHAPYPMWIVDLDTLAFLDVNETAVRHYGYSRDEFLGMTAKDIRPPEDVPQFLEAVPLAQDSLRIEGVWRHCKKDGSIIDVEIGLYSFMSNGRRARLAVVNDVTESRRMTTQLRESEERFRRIFDSAPIGMGLVGPDGRFMRVNDAFCSMVGYSPAELASKTFSDITHPQDAAADRRLAEQVFTGKLQAYQLEKQYLTKTGKAIWGHLTVSGLLDGGGGARYALGMVKDISERKRAEATKNQWVARIIAAQEEERRRIACELHDGIGQILTSLAVGLCSIEGEGCVESTVPRMRILRQTASTAVEDLRRIARGLRPSVLDDLGLYEALRQYAREYGLTQGIAVDLYIQGEEQPRPPGPVETALYRIVQEAMTNVMKHSAARHVGVVLNCGPSTISLVVEDDGCGFDAAGSKSAAGIGIASMRERAALLRGTVEIESLPGKGTAVYVRLPLKGGQS; this is translated from the coding sequence ATGGGGTCTCGTTTATTCTTATGGAGCCGGCCGGACCCATCCGCGGGTGGGCCGGAGGACCGCGGGCGCGAGAACGATGCCGAGAGGAGTGCCGGGCGACGATGGCCACAGGTCCTGCTGGCGGTCTGTGCGCACTATGCGCAGCGCGGCGGCCTATTCGAGGGCGCGCTGATCGCGCTCATGCTCGGGCTGTTCGTCTTGGACCTGGAGCTGCCGCTGGGGGCGGCCCCGGAGTTCCTTTACGCGGCAGTGGTCTACTTTTCGCTGTGGTCGCTGCGAACACGATTTCCCGTTCTGGTCACCGTGGGATGCACGGGGCTCACGATCGCGGGATTCATGCTGTCCTCCGTCGGCACCGCGGCCTGGATCGATCTGGCGAACCGCTTCTTTGCGGTCGTGCTGCTGTGGATTACGCTGGAGCTCGGCCTGACCAGACGCGAGGCGCATCAGGCGCTGCAGGAGTCTCATGCCGTCTTGGAAGTCCGAGTCCGGCAGCGGACGGTGGATCTCTCACATGCCGTGGAATCGCTCGAAGCCGAATTGGTCCAACGCCGTCAGGCGGAGCGGCTGCTGGACGAGAGCCGGGAACGCTACCGGCTGTTGTTTGATCATGCCCCCTATCCGATGTGGATCGTGGATCTGGACACACTCGCTTTTCTGGACGTCAACGAGACGGCCGTCCGTCATTACGGCTACTCGCGAGACGAGTTTCTTGGGATGACCGCCAAGGACATTCGGCCGCCCGAAGACGTGCCGCAGTTTCTGGAAGCCGTGCCTCTGGCGCAAGACAGCCTTCGGATCGAAGGGGTGTGGCGCCACTGCAAGAAAGACGGGTCGATCATCGACGTCGAGATCGGGCTCTACTCGTTCATGAGCAACGGCCGGCGGGCGCGGCTCGCTGTGGTCAACGATGTCACGGAATCCAGGCGGATGACCACGCAACTGAGGGAAAGCGAAGAGCGCTTCCGACGGATCTTCGACAGCGCGCCTATCGGCATGGGTCTTGTCGGGCCGGACGGCCGGTTTATGAGAGTGAACGACGCCTTCTGCTCGATGGTGGGCTACAGCCCCGCTGAGCTGGCGAGCAAGACCTTCAGCGATATCACGCATCCGCAAGACGCCGCCGCCGACCGTCGATTGGCCGAGCAGGTGTTCACGGGGAAACTGCAGGCCTATCAGCTTGAAAAACAGTACCTCACCAAGACCGGCAAGGCGATCTGGGGGCACCTGACTGTGAGTGGATTACTCGATGGTGGAGGAGGAGCGCGCTACGCCTTGGGCATGGTGAAGGATATTTCAGAGCGGAAAAGGGCGGAGGCGACCAAGAACCAGTGGGTCGCACGGATCATCGCCGCCCAGGAGGAGGAGCGACGGCGGATCGCGTGCGAGCTTCATGACGGCATCGGGCAAATCCTCACCTCGCTGGCTGTCGGGCTGTGCTCCATTGAAGGCGAAGGGTGCGTGGAGTCGACAGTGCCCCGAATGCGGATCTTACGGCAGACAGCCTCCACCGCCGTCGAAGACTTGCGGCGCATCGCCCGAGGGCTGAGGCCGAGCGTGCTCGACGACCTGGGTCTGTACGAGGCCCTGCGACAATATGCACGCGAATATGGTCTGACCCAAGGCATTGCCGTCGATCTCTATATCCAGGGTGAGGAGCAACCTCGTCCCCCTGGCCCGGTGGAAACCGCGCTGTATCGAATTGTCCAGGAAGCGATGACCAACGTGATGAAGCATTCGGCCGCTCGGCACGTCGGGGTCGTGCTCAATTGCGGCCCGTCTACGATCAGCCTCGTCGTCGAAGACGACGGGTGCGGGTTTGATGCGGCCGGCAGCAAGTCCGCCGCCGGCATCGGCATCGCCAGCATGCGAGAGCGTGCGGCGCTGCTTCGGGGAACTGTGGAGATCGAGTCGTTGCCCGGGAAAGGGACGGCGGTGTATGTCCGTCTTCCGCTCAAGGGAGGTCAGTCATGA
- a CDS encoding response regulator transcription factor has product MKVRVVLADDHAVLRTGLAMFLNAQPDLEVVGEAEDGFSAVRQVLETQPDIVIVDLSMGPHSGHEAIANIRETSPKTKMLVLSMHAEVSYVRMAFAAGAMGYVTKSAADSDLLSAVRAVAQGRMFVDLAIGLPSEREEALGLSEGERQPQTFVPLGTISRRESEVLRRVAQGYTNQQVAEQLGLSVKSVETYRARLLEKLGVRTRAELVRYAVVSGLLTPEQLIPSD; this is encoded by the coding sequence ATGAAGGTGCGGGTGGTGCTGGCGGACGATCATGCGGTCCTGCGGACCGGTTTGGCCATGTTTTTGAACGCCCAACCGGATCTCGAAGTAGTGGGAGAAGCCGAAGACGGATTTTCGGCCGTTCGGCAAGTTCTGGAAACTCAACCGGACATTGTAATCGTGGATCTGTCGATGGGGCCGCACTCCGGACACGAGGCCATCGCGAATATCCGCGAAACGTCCCCTAAGACCAAGATGCTTGTTCTTAGCATGCATGCGGAAGTGTCCTACGTGCGCATGGCGTTCGCGGCCGGGGCCATGGGGTATGTGACGAAAAGCGCGGCTGATTCGGATCTCCTGTCGGCAGTTCGAGCGGTCGCTCAAGGACGCATGTTCGTCGATCTTGCGATCGGCCTGCCGTCTGAGCGCGAAGAAGCGCTGGGTCTTTCGGAAGGCGAGCGCCAACCGCAGACGTTCGTGCCGCTCGGCACCATCAGTCGCAGGGAATCCGAGGTACTGCGCCGGGTGGCGCAGGGATACACCAATCAACAGGTCGCCGAACAGTTGGGATTGAGCGTCAAGTCGGTGGAGACGTATCGCGCCAGGTTGCTGGAGAAGCTGGGCGTGCGCACCCGCGCGGAACTTGTCCGGTATGCGGTGGTGTCCGGCCTGCTCACGCCGGAGCAGCTCATTCCGTCCGACTAA